A genomic region of Methanobacterium sp. SMA-27 contains the following coding sequences:
- a CDS encoding MmgE/PrpD family protein, with translation MARIIVNTNYNKLPENVINKSKLCFIDFLAVSLRGSRTKSGKAVKNLFVNGESSTVLGFEKANCTDAPLINGVFAHSLDLDDGHRFAQLHPGCSVIPASLALSEAYDKTGKEFISSIVAGYQISIILGMIINPEHRNNGFHSTGTCGTFGAAAAASKIMCLKPKDIINALGLAGTQAAGLLESDHSGTMGKHLHAGKAAQAGVISAMLAENDFTGANLIIEGNEGFLKAMVSKNHYENYKIKADNLFKSKKYHINDVYFKRYPVCRHLHSSIDAIIDIHKQMILEGTNIEDIQSIRIKTYEIASEHDDYNPQTIESIRQSLPVTSAICILNGELNLENIEIDHEIISMASKVSIDNDNDINKLYPWKRPSEVTVITKEKSYFCRADLPQGEPENPFNQYEIMHKFHNLNPKVDLDVLNVINKLESYKMNELMEILNNAFKS, from the coding sequence TTGGCTAGGATTATTGTAAATACAAATTATAACAAACTTCCTGAGAATGTGATAAACAAGTCAAAACTATGTTTCATAGATTTTTTAGCTGTTTCACTCAGAGGATCAAGAACTAAAAGTGGAAAAGCAGTTAAAAATTTGTTTGTCAATGGTGAATCATCTACTGTTTTAGGTTTTGAAAAAGCAAATTGCACAGATGCACCCTTAATTAACGGAGTTTTTGCCCATAGTCTTGATCTTGATGATGGACATCGTTTTGCACAACTACATCCAGGATGTTCTGTAATTCCCGCTTCATTAGCATTATCAGAAGCGTATGATAAAACAGGCAAAGAATTTATTAGTTCAATTGTTGCAGGTTATCAGATTTCAATCATCCTGGGTATGATCATAAATCCCGAACACAGAAATAATGGTTTTCATAGTACAGGTACTTGTGGAACCTTTGGTGCAGCAGCAGCAGCGTCTAAAATCATGTGTTTAAAACCTAAAGATATTATTAACGCATTAGGGCTTGCAGGGACCCAAGCTGCAGGATTATTAGAATCTGATCATTCAGGTACTATGGGGAAACATTTACATGCAGGTAAAGCAGCACAAGCTGGTGTGATCTCTGCAATGCTCGCTGAAAATGACTTTACTGGTGCTAATTTAATAATAGAAGGTAATGAAGGATTTTTAAAAGCAATGGTTTCTAAAAATCATTATGAAAATTATAAAATCAAAGCAGATAACCTCTTTAAAAGCAAAAAATATCATATAAATGATGTTTACTTCAAAAGATATCCTGTATGTAGACATCTTCATTCATCAATTGATGCCATAATTGACATTCATAAGCAGATGATTTTGGAAGGAACAAATATAGAAGATATACAATCAATTAGAATTAAAACATATGAAATCGCTTCTGAACATGATGATTACAACCCACAAACCATTGAATCAATTAGACAAAGTTTACCAGTTACATCTGCGATTTGTATTTTAAATGGTGAATTAAACTTAGAGAACATTGAAATTGATCATGAAATAATTTCAATGGCATCTAAAGTAAGCATAGATAACGATAACGATATTAATAAACTCTACCCTTGGAAAAGGCCATCTGAGGTTACTGTCATTACAAAAGAGAAATCTTATTTTTGTAGGGCAGATTTACCGCAGGGAGAACCAGAAAATCCTTTTAATCAATATGAAATAATGCATAAATTCCATAATCTAAATCCAAAGGTTGATCTAGATGTTTTAAACGTGATCAACAAACTTGAATCCTATAAAATGAATGAACTAATGGAGATATTGAACAATGCATTTAAATCTTGA
- a CDS encoding tRNA(Ile)(2)-agmatinylcytidine synthase: MNNILLYVGIDDTDSSSGMCTTYITCVIISKLKDCGFNITGHPRLIRLNPFARFKTRGNGATSFKLELKSLKEAEEVKKIVLENVQELSVLEDERTNPGVVFYNNKITPELQEFSLKAIRNIVSIEDAENLLNKVGADFYKFKNGRGIIGALAAISCPLNDKTYELLAYRISENYGKPRQINHESVREMDKHTYPKTFDNLDEGYIAIEPHTPCPVLYGIRSENPEILMKAKSIVKVTEQVERYCVYLTNQHTDMHLQKVANIENMEKFQCYIVEGVVKDKPHVIEGGHLIFTLKDESGEIECAAYEPTKRFRDFVRELEPEDILRVYGGVGEGINKKGTLNIEKFELLELAIPLRLLNPICDCGKRMKSAGAGKGYKCPICGAKIRDGKKERIEISRNIEKGFYETPPSARRHLSKPIIRKK, encoded by the coding sequence ATGAACAATATATTATTATACGTTGGAATTGATGATACAGATTCCAGTTCAGGAATGTGCACCACCTATATAACTTGTGTTATAATCTCCAAACTTAAAGATTGTGGTTTTAACATTACTGGGCATCCACGACTTATACGTCTAAACCCATTTGCAAGATTTAAAACACGAGGAAATGGTGCTACATCCTTCAAATTAGAATTAAAATCATTGAAAGAAGCAGAAGAAGTAAAAAAAATAGTTTTAGAGAATGTTCAGGAATTATCAGTACTTGAAGATGAAAGAACAAATCCAGGAGTAGTGTTCTATAATAATAAAATAACTCCCGAACTTCAGGAATTTTCCTTAAAAGCCATTAGAAATATAGTTTCTATAGAAGATGCAGAAAATCTTTTAAATAAAGTAGGAGCTGATTTTTATAAATTCAAAAATGGAAGGGGTATAATAGGTGCTTTAGCTGCGATAAGCTGCCCTCTTAATGATAAAACCTATGAATTATTGGCATATAGAATTTCTGAAAACTATGGTAAACCCCGACAAATAAACCATGAGTCTGTTAGAGAAATGGATAAACATACCTATCCTAAAACGTTTGACAATTTAGATGAAGGATACATTGCAATTGAACCTCACACACCGTGTCCTGTGCTTTATGGTATACGGAGTGAAAATCCTGAAATTTTAATGAAAGCAAAATCCATTGTAAAAGTTACAGAACAAGTGGAAAGGTATTGTGTATACTTAACCAATCAACACACTGATATGCACCTACAAAAGGTCGCAAACATAGAAAATATGGAAAAATTCCAGTGTTACATAGTTGAAGGGGTTGTAAAGGATAAACCACATGTAATTGAAGGTGGACATTTGATCTTCACCCTTAAAGATGAATCTGGAGAAATAGAATGTGCAGCTTATGAACCCACTAAAAGGTTCAGGGATTTTGTGAGGGAACTTGAACCTGAAGACATTTTACGGGTTTATGGAGGGGTAGGAGAAGGAATAAATAAAAAAGGGACATTAAATATTGAAAAATTTGAATTATTAGAACTAGCGATACCTTTACGGTTATTAAACCCCATTTGTGATTGTGGTAAAAGAATGAAATCTGCTGGCGCTGGGAAGGGTTATAAATGTCCAATATGCGGTGCAAAAATAAGGGATGGAAAAAAAGAAAGGATTGAAATATCCCGGAATATTGAAAAGGGATTCTATGAAACACCACCCTCCGCTAGAAGACATTTAAGCAAACCAATTATAAGGAAAAAATGA